One segment of Musa acuminata AAA Group cultivar baxijiao unplaced genomic scaffold, Cavendish_Baxijiao_AAA HiC_scaffold_381, whole genome shotgun sequence DNA contains the following:
- the LOC135658285 gene encoding photosystem II protein D1 has protein sequence MTAILERRESTSLWGRFCNWITSTENRLYIGWFGVLMIPTLLTATSVFIIAFIAAPPVDIDGIREPVSGSLLYGNNIISGAIIPTSAAIGLHFYPIWEAASVDEWLYNGGPYELIVLHFLLGVACYMGREWELSFRLGMRPWIAVAYSAPVAAATAVFLIYPIGQGSFSDGMPLGISGTFNFMIVFQAEHNILMHPFHMLGVAGVFGGSLFSAMHGSLVTSSLIRETTENESANAGYRFGQEEETYNIVAAHGYFGRLIFQYASFNNSRSLHFFLAAWPVIGIWFTSLGISTMAFNLNGFNFNQSVVDSQGRVINTWADIINRANLGMEVMHERNAHNFPLDLAAVEVSSTNG, from the coding sequence ATGACTGCAATTTTAGAGAGACGCGAAAGTACAAGCCTATGGGGTCGTTTCTGCAACTGGATAACCAGCACTGAAAACCGTCTTTATATTGGGtggttcggtgttttgatgatccctaccttattgaccgcaacttctgtatttattatcgccttcattgctgctcctccagtagatattgatggtattcgtgaacctgtttctggttctctactttatgGAAATAATATTATCTCTGGTGCTATTATTCCTACTTCTGCAGCTATAGGTTTACATTTTTACCCAATCTGGGAAGCAGCATCTGTTGATGAGTGGTTATACAATGGTGGTCCTTATGAGCTAATTGTTCTACACTTCTTACTTGGTGTAGCTTGTTACATGGGTCGTGAGTGGGAACTTAGTTTCCGTCTGGGTATGCGTCCTTGGATTGCTGTTGCATATTCAGCTCCTGTTGCAGCTGCTACTGCTGTTTTCTTGATCTACCCTATTGGTCAAGGAAGTTTCTCTGATGGTATGCCTTTAGGAATATCTGGTACTTtcaacttcatgattgtattccaggcaGAACACAACATCCTTATGCATCCATTTCACATGTTAGGTGTAGCTGGTGTATTCGGCGGCTCCCTATTCAGTGCTATGCATGGTTCCTTGGTAACCTCTAGTTTGATCAGGGAAACCACTGAAAACGAATCTGCTAACGCAGGTTACAGATTCGGTCAAGAGGAAGAGACTTATAATATCGTAGCTGCTCATGGTTATTTTGGCCGATTGATCTTCCAATATGCTAGTTTCAACAACTCTCGTTCTTTACATTTCTTCTTGGCTGCTTGGCCTGTAATTGGTATCTGGTTCACTTCTTTAGGTATTAGCACCATGGCTTTCAACCTAAATGGTTTCAATTTCAACCAATCCGTAGTTGACAGTCAGGGTCGTGTCATTAACACTTGGGCTGATATCATCAACCGTGCTAACCTTGGTATGGAAGTAATGCATGAACGTAATGCTCACAACTTCCCTCTAGACCTAGCTGCTGTCGAAGTTTCATCTACAAATGGATAA